Sequence from the uncultured Bacteroides sp. genome:
ATAAGCTTCTTCCAATAGGGCAATGCCTCACAAATATCATCTTTGAAATAGGGAGCCAATAAAAGATTGGACAGATGTCTGTCCTCATCAAATGCTTTTGCTATTTCGTTCAGGAAAGAAGAACGAATAATACAACCTCCCCGCCATATTCTGGCAATAGAAGCCAGATTGAGCTTCCATCCAAATTGCTCGGACGCTTGCTTGAGCACATTAAACCCTTGCGCATAAGAGACTAACTTGGAAGCATAAAGAGAATGGTATATTTCTTTTATTAATTCATCTTCAGGATATGTTTTTTCAGAGGGTTGCCTGTTATAAGCGTGAGAAGCCTCAACACGAAGTTCTTTTCGGGCAGAAAGGCTTCTTTCAAAAACTGCTGTAGAGATAAGATTTAGCGGCATTCCCAATTCCATAGCATTGATAACCGACCACTTCCCAGTACCTTTCTGTCCGGCTGTATCTAAAATCTTGTCGATAAGATATTCCCCTTCGGCATCTTTGTGCCTTAAAATATTAGATGTAATCTCTACCAGATAGCTCTTTAACTTGCCTTCGTTCCAGGTTGCAAAATGGGCAGCCATTTCTTCATTAGAAGATTCCAAAAGGCGTTTCATTACGAAGTAAGCTTCTGAAATTAATTGCATATCGCCATATTCAATGCCATTATGAATCATCTTCACGAAATGTCCCGAGCCACCTCCACCTATCCATTCACAACAAGGGGAATCATCTTCGGCTTTCGCAGCAATGCTTTGCAGAATGGGACGCACATCAAACCATGCTCCAGCAGATCCTCCAGGCATAATTGACGCTCCATTCAAAGCCCCTTCTTCACCTCCCGACACACCGGCTCCGACAAAAAGGAAACCTTTTTCTTCTACTAGCTTAACTCTTCGTGCAGTATCTTCATAATTGGAATTTCCTCCGTCTATCAAAATATCGCCGGAAGAAAGAAACGGCAAAAGTTGTTCAATAACTTCGTCTACCGGACTGCCAGCTCTCACCATCATCATAATCTTACGAGGAGTTGATAGGGAATCAACAAGTTCTTCTATGCTTTCAAAGCCAAGTATATTCTTTCCCTTGGCTCGTCCCGTCATTAATCTTTCTACCACACTTACTTGAGTTTCTTTTGTCGTACGGTTATATACAGAAACCTGCCATCCTTTATTCTCCAAATTAAATGCAATATTTTCTCCCATCACTGCAAGTCCTATAACTCCTATATCTGATTTTTTCATCTTATAATATGTTTTATTAAGTAACATTTCTTTTTTTGTTACTAAACAAACAATACGGATGAGATGTTCAGACGAGAATAAAATTAGGGTACTAATGGGAAGTTTAAAGGGAATAAGGAATGATTTATGAGACGTTGTACAAAACAATTCTTTCTTTTGTACAAAAGAAAGAATTCCCTTGTACAGAAGAATGCATTCTTTTGTACAAGGGAATATAAATTTATCGGGAAAGATTATTAATATACTTCCACTCTTGAAGCAATATCTTTCGCTTTATCTCTTAGTTGATCCATGTCTGATCCTACAGGAGCATAGCAAAGCACCACACCCATGCGTCGGTTAACTTTAGTGAATGGTTTGCCAAATATACGAAGATAAGTATCTTCTTCCTTTACTACATCTTCAAGACCTCTGTAACGTGGAGTTTCTTTGCTGGCTATAGGAGAAAGAATAACAGCACTTACTCCTGCCCTTTCCTGCTTAATTCCAGGAATAGGAAGTCCAAGGATTGCGCGAAGATGAAGTTCGAATTCATTCAGATTTTGTGTTCCTGCCAATGTAACCATACCTGTGTCATGCGGACGAGGAGAAAGTTCAGAGAAATAGACTCCATTCTCATGGCTCAAAAAGAATTCAACACCCCAAAGTCCGGCTCCGGTTAAAGCATTGGTTACCTTTTCGGCCATTTCCTCAGCTTCTTTTAAATGAGCAGGATCAATATGTGCAGGCTGAAAACTTTCACGGTAATCGCCACCTTTTTGTATATGCCCAATTGGCGGACAGAAAAGTGTAGGACCATTCTTCTGAGTTACAGTTAATAAGGTAATCTCGCTATCAAACTGAATAAATTCCTCTATGATTAATTCTTTTATATCACCACGGCTACCGCTACAACCATATTCCCATGCATGATCTAATTCTTCTGCCGAGCGTACCAAAGACTGACCTTTTCCTGAAGAAGACATTAAAGGTTTTACCACACAAGGAAAGCCAACCTTAGTTGCAGCTTCTTTCAATTCTTCCAGTGAAGTTGCATAAAAATACTTTGCAGTTTTCAAACCTAGCTCTTTTGCTGCTAAATCTCGAATGGCTTTACGATTCATGGTAAAGTTTACCGCACGGGCACTAGGCACAACCTGTATTCCCTGCTCCTCAAATTCATAAAGACGTTCGGTACGGATAGCTTCAATCTCGGGTACAATTAAATCGGGCTGGTGTTTCTTAACTACACGTACCAATGCATCTCCGTCGAGCATATCAAATACTTCACACTCATCAGCTACCTGCATGGCAGGTGCTCCGGCATACGAATCGCAAGCCACAATATATTGTCCTTTACGCTGAGCTGCTATAACAAACTCTTTCCCTAACTCTCCGGAACCGAGTAATAAAATCTTCTTTGTCATAATCTTATGTGATGTCTTTTAATCGTTTCGCAAAGGTAAGACTATTTTTAGAAAAAATCCTCAAAATAGTAAGTAGTATATAAAAAGGCGAAGCAATATTTCATTGCTTCGCCTTTTTATCAATAGAAGGAAAATATTATTTTTTCCAGAATTTCTCAATTTCTTCCAAAGTCTTGCCCTTTGTTTCAGGTAAGAACTTCCATACAAAGAATGCAGCAAGAAGTCCCATTACACCATAAATCCAGTAAGCGAATCCCTGGTGGAACAATCCTGACAGCCATTTATTGTCGTTCATCATAGGGAATGTCCATGAAATAATCAGATTGGCCATCCATTGTGCAGCTACCGCAATAGACATTGCACCACGAATGGAATTCGGAAATATTTCAGATAAAAGCACCCAGGTAACCGGTCCCCAACTCATAGCAAAAGAAGCTGTGTAAAGTAACATAAGAATCAAAGAGCCCATACCAACAGTCTGGAAATAGAAAGTAAATCCGAGAAGAATCATACTTATAGCCATTCCCAATGCACCAATAATCATCAGCGGTTTACGGCCAAACTTATCTACTTTAAGAATAGCTACACAAGTAAATGTTAAGTTAACAACACCTACTACAATTGTTTGCAACAAAGAAGAATCTGTGTTAGCACCCATATTACGGAATATGTTTCCGGCATAATAAAGTACCACATTGATACCTACAAACTGCTGGAAAACAGAGAGTAATATACCAATAATGATTACTACCCAACCATAAGATAACCATGGAGAGCTTTTTTCATGAAGCGTTTCTTTAATGTCCGACAATTCTTTCTTTGCCTCTTCCGCTCCCACAATATTAGTCAATACACTAAGTGCCTTTTCATCCTTACCCTTCATTGCAAGGAAACGCGGTGTTTCGGGTACAAAAAACAACAGGATAAAGAATATACCTGCAGGGATAATTCCTGAGAAGAACATCCAGCGCCAGCCGGTATCTGTGAGCCATTGAGCATCACCCGACTTAGCTATAAAGTAGTTCACAAAATAAATAACCAGCATACCAAAAATGATAGCGAACTGGTTAAAAGAAACCAGCTTACCACGAGTCTCAGCCGGAGCTATTTCGGCAATGTACATAGGAGAAAGAGCAGAAGCCAAACCTACACCCAAACCACCTATTATACGATAAATAACGAATGAATAAGCATCATTCAAACCAAAAACATTAAAACCATCAGGGTTCCAGGCACCAATAGCCGAAACACAGAAAGCAAGAGCACAAATAAAAAGACCCTTCTTACGTCCCAATGAATTAGAGATAAAACCGGAAATAGATCCACCAATAATGCAACCAATTAATGCACTTGAAATTACGAACCCTTTGATAGAGTCTGCCATTCCCTGAACAAGAGTAGGATCTGTTGGTACAGCTTCCGATACATAATTAATCATCCAGATAATAGCTATTACAAATAAAACAGCAACAGTAATTCCTCCTTTAGTTTTGCCTACTAATTTGAATATTTGTGAAGAAAGTATTGCAAGTACAAGAAGAACAACTGTACTTACAAATAATTTATACTGGGTTATCATACTTACTGCATACACGCTATCAGTTGTGATTTTGCTGATGAAGAAATCAACCAAAGATTTTTCGGCTCCATTCACCACAGCTGTATCATAACCAAACAACAATCCTCCGAGTGTTGCAACTAAGGTTAGCAATGCAAGATATAGCCCCGCTTGTTTTGTTTTTGATGACATATGTTTTTTATATTAATAGAATTAGAGATTAAAGAGTCTACAAATCAAATGACCGGTATGCCGTGAAATCAAGATTCATCGACATACCGGAATATTAAATTACTAACTTAACAGAGCGATTAGCAATACATGTTTACAATTGCTTCATACAATTCCTGTTTACCGCTAACCTGAGTTGGTTCGCCTTTAGCAACTGCATAAGCACGAAGATCTTCCAAAGAAAGATTACCTGCTTCGAAGTCTTTTCCTTTGCCACCATCAAAAGAAGCATAGCGTTCTTTTACCATTTTATTGATTGGAGATTCATTCAATAAAGCTGAAGCATTTTCCAATGCACGGGCAAAAACATCCATACCACTAATGTGAGCAATAAAGATATCTTCCAGATCAGTAGAGTTACGACGAGTTTTAGCATCAAAGTTTGTTCCACCATTGCCAAGACCGCCGTTGCGGATAATCTGCATCATTGCCTGAATCAATTCATAATTATCAATAGGGAATTGGTCTGTATCCCAACCATTCTGAGCATCACCGCGGTTTGCATCAATTGAGCCCAACATACCTGCATCTACAGCGCAAGCTAATTCATGTTCAAAAGTGTGACCTGCCAAAGTAGCGTGGTTAACTTCAATGTTTACCTTGAAATCATTTTCCAAACCGTGAGCTTTAAGGAAACCAATAACAGTCTCTGTATCCACATCATATTGATGTTTCATTGGTTCCATTGGTTTTGGTTCGATAAGGAATGTTCCTTTGAAACCTTTAGCACGAGCATAGTCACGAGCTTTGGTAAGCATCATTGCCAAATGTTCTTTTTCACGTTTCTGATCAGTATTCAACAAAGACATGTAACCTTCACGTCCACCCCAGAATACATAGTTAGTTCCACCTAATTCGATGGTTGCATCAATAGCATTCTTGATTTGAACAGCAGCACGAGCCACAACATCAAAGTTAGGATTCGTAGCAGCACCATTCATATAACGAGCGTGAGAGAATACATTTGCAGTACCCCATAGCAATTTGATACCAGTTTCTGCTTGTTTTTCTTTAGCATAAGCAACAATAGCTTTCATGTTTGCTTCATATTCAGCAATATCATCGCTAGGATCAACTAAGTCAGCATCGTGGAAACAGTAATATTCAATACCACACTTCTGCATAAATTCAAAACCAGCATCTAGTTTATTTTTTGCAGCTTCAACAGCAGAAGAAGCACCGTTCCAAGGAAATTGTTTTGTTCCACCACCAAACTGGTCACCACCTTCAGCGCAAAGTGTGTGCCACCAAGCCATAGCAAACTTCAACCAGTCTTTCATTTTCTTTCCGTTAACCACTTTCTCAGCATCATAATAACGGAATGCCATTGGGTTCTTACTTTCTTTACCTTCAAATTTAATCTTTCCTATTCCGGGAAAATACTCTTTAGTTGCCATAATACTTTTTGATTTAAAATTGTTTATTGTTATTTGATATATTTATTTAGACATAGATTTTTCTAGTCTGTATTTCCATTGATTATATGCATCCGCATACTCCTGACACTTAGCCACATTAGGCTCAATTACATCCAGTTTATCGAGAGTGGCAAAAGCTTCATTGTTATCTTTATATATTCCTGCACCAATACCTGCACCCTTGGCAGCACCAACAGAGCCATCAGTATCATACAGTTCAATAACCGCTCCGGTTACTCCGGCAAGTGTATCTCGGAAGATGGAACTTAAGAACATATTTGCATGACCAGCATGAATCTTCTTCACCGGAATACCCATCTGTTCCATGATCTCAATTCCGTATTTAAATGAGAAAACAATTCCTTCCTGAGCAGCACGGGCAATATGATGTTTTCCGTGTGTATTGAAGTTAAGTCCGCGGATAGAACAACCTATTTCTCTGTTACCCAACATACGTTCGGCTCCATTACCAAAAGGCAAAATACTAATTCCTCCACTACCTATAGGAGCTTTTGATGCCAGAACATTCATCTCATTATATGATATACCTTCTGGAGCAATATTCTTTTTCACCCATGAATTCAGGATTCCGGTTCCGTTAATACAAAGCAATACACCCAAGCGAGTTTGCTCATCAGTATGATTTACATGAGCAAAAGTATTCACTCTTGATTGAGGATCATAGTTTACTTCTCCATTCACGCCATATACAACACCTGATGTTCCGGCTGTTGAAGCAATTTCTCCGGGATTAAATACATTCAGAGAAAGAGCATTATTAGGCTGATCACCTGCACGATAAGTAATTGGTGTACCTTCCTTTAAACCAAGTTCCTTGGCAGCAGCAGCATTTACTTCTCCCTGATTAGAGAATGTAGGTTTAATATCTGCAATTAACGAAGAATCAAATCCGTAATAATTCATCAGGAATCCAGCTAAACTATTTTCCTTGAAATCCCAGAACATACCTTCCGAAAGCCCTGAAACTGTTGTGCAGATTTCACCGCTCAGTTTCATAGCAATATAATCACCTGGAAGCATTATCTTATAGATTTTCTCATAAATGTGAGGCTCATTTTGCTTTATCCAGGCCAGCTTAGAAGCAGTAAAATTACCTGGAGAATTTAATAAATGAGAAAGACATTTATCTTCGCCTAATATTTCAAAAGCCTTTTGTCCATAAGGAACAGCGCGTGAGTCGCACCAGATAATAGCAGGGCGCAATACATTTTGATCTTTATCAACACAAACCAATCCGTGCATCTGATAAGAGATACCTATAGCTTTAATTTCAGCAGCACTAACTCCTGATTCATCAAGAATGCTTTTAGTGGATAATTTTAAATTTTCCCACCAAGCCTGAGGATCTTGTTCTGCCCAACCAGCTTTAACAGCCGTAATATTCATTTCTGTCTTTGGGTAAAAAGCAGTTGCAACACATTTTCCAGTCTCAGCATTTACTAGACTCGCCTTTACTGACGAGCTTCCTATGTCATATCCTAATAGAAACATAATTATAAGGTATTAAAAATATATTAAGGTAATTATTTACTAAATGACTTTGATGTACCATGAAGCTTATTGAAAATTTTACGGTCAAACTTATAGTAACGGGCCGCCCGGTGAGGAACACCAGTCTGACGTTCCTGAAGCGGAACAACATATTCCATCATAGCAATCTTTTTATGGAAATTCCGAACATCAAATTCCTTATCGTATACCAGCTCAAACAAAACACGCAGTTCGGATGCTGTAAATTTGCGCGGCAACAAATCAAACAATACAGAAGGGTTCATCTCTACATATTGACGAATATAGGTAATTGCCTCAGAGATAATTTGATTGTGGTCGAAAGCCAGTGCTTTAAGATCCTTTACTTCCATCCAGCATGCCTGATATTTGTCTGACAAGTTTTCCAGTTTTTTATCAATCTTTACCATAGAAAGATAGGCAACTGTAACAATACGTTCAATTTTGCTTTTTAATTGATGGAAGCGTTCCAGCCATCTTACATCTTTAGGATTATGTGTTCTGTTTTTTGAGCCAAAAGCTCTGAATT
This genomic interval carries:
- the gnd gene encoding decarboxylating NADP(+)-dependent phosphogluconate dehydrogenase, which codes for MKKSDIGVIGLAVMGENIAFNLENKGWQVSVYNRTTKETQVSVVERLMTGRAKGKNILGFESIEELVDSLSTPRKIMMMVRAGSPVDEVIEQLLPFLSSGDILIDGGNSNYEDTARRVKLVEEKGFLFVGAGVSGGEEGALNGASIMPGGSAGAWFDVRPILQSIAAKAEDDSPCCEWIGGGGSGHFVKMIHNGIEYGDMQLISEAYFVMKRLLESSNEEMAAHFATWNEGKLKSYLVEITSNILRHKDAEGEYLIDKILDTAGQKGTGKWSVINAMELGMPLNLISTAVFERSLSARKELRVEASHAYNRQPSEKTYPEDELIKEIYHSLYASKLVSYAQGFNVLKQASEQFGWKLNLASIARIWRGGCIIRSSFLNEIAKAFDEDRHLSNLLLAPYFKDDICEALPYWKKLISVAAKEELPVPAFSSALNYFYSLTTDRLPANLVQAQRDYFGAHTFERVDLPRGVFSHENWTGQGGDTKSGSYNA
- the purT gene encoding formate-dependent phosphoribosylglycinamide formyltransferase, which gives rise to MTKKILLLGSGELGKEFVIAAQRKGQYIVACDSYAGAPAMQVADECEVFDMLDGDALVRVVKKHQPDLIVPEIEAIRTERLYEFEEQGIQVVPSARAVNFTMNRKAIRDLAAKELGLKTAKYFYATSLEELKEAATKVGFPCVVKPLMSSSGKGQSLVRSAEELDHAWEYGCSGSRGDIKELIIEEFIQFDSEITLLTVTQKNGPTLFCPPIGHIQKGGDYRESFQPAHIDPAHLKEAEEMAEKVTNALTGAGLWGVEFFLSHENGVYFSELSPRPHDTGMVTLAGTQNLNEFELHLRAILGLPIPGIKQERAGVSAVILSPIASKETPRYRGLEDVVKEEDTYLRIFGKPFTKVNRRMGVVLCYAPVGSDMDQLRDKAKDIASRVEVY
- the xylE gene encoding D-xylose transporter XylE, with translation MSSKTKQAGLYLALLTLVATLGGLLFGYDTAVVNGAEKSLVDFFISKITTDSVYAVSMITQYKLFVSTVVLLVLAILSSQIFKLVGKTKGGITVAVLFVIAIIWMINYVSEAVPTDPTLVQGMADSIKGFVISSALIGCIIGGSISGFISNSLGRKKGLFICALAFCVSAIGAWNPDGFNVFGLNDAYSFVIYRIIGGLGVGLASALSPMYIAEIAPAETRGKLVSFNQFAIIFGMLVIYFVNYFIAKSGDAQWLTDTGWRWMFFSGIIPAGIFFILLFFVPETPRFLAMKGKDEKALSVLTNIVGAEEAKKELSDIKETLHEKSSPWLSYGWVVIIIGILLSVFQQFVGINVVLYYAGNIFRNMGANTDSSLLQTIVVGVVNLTFTCVAILKVDKFGRKPLMIIGALGMAISMILLGFTFYFQTVGMGSLILMLLYTASFAMSWGPVTWVLLSEIFPNSIRGAMSIAVAAQWMANLIISWTFPMMNDNKWLSGLFHQGFAYWIYGVMGLLAAFFVWKFLPETKGKTLEEIEKFWKK
- the xylA gene encoding xylose isomerase, coding for MATKEYFPGIGKIKFEGKESKNPMAFRYYDAEKVVNGKKMKDWLKFAMAWWHTLCAEGGDQFGGGTKQFPWNGASSAVEAAKNKLDAGFEFMQKCGIEYYCFHDADLVDPSDDIAEYEANMKAIVAYAKEKQAETGIKLLWGTANVFSHARYMNGAATNPNFDVVARAAVQIKNAIDATIELGGTNYVFWGGREGYMSLLNTDQKREKEHLAMMLTKARDYARAKGFKGTFLIEPKPMEPMKHQYDVDTETVIGFLKAHGLENDFKVNIEVNHATLAGHTFEHELACAVDAGMLGSIDANRGDAQNGWDTDQFPIDNYELIQAMMQIIRNGGLGNGGTNFDAKTRRNSTDLEDIFIAHISGMDVFARALENASALLNESPINKMVKERYASFDGGKGKDFEAGNLSLEDLRAYAVAKGEPTQVSGKQELYEAIVNMYC
- a CDS encoding FGGY family carbohydrate kinase yields the protein MFLLGYDIGSSSVKASLVNAETGKCVATAFYPKTEMNITAVKAGWAEQDPQAWWENLKLSTKSILDESGVSAAEIKAIGISYQMHGLVCVDKDQNVLRPAIIWCDSRAVPYGQKAFEILGEDKCLSHLLNSPGNFTASKLAWIKQNEPHIYEKIYKIMLPGDYIAMKLSGEICTTVSGLSEGMFWDFKENSLAGFLMNYYGFDSSLIADIKPTFSNQGEVNAAAAKELGLKEGTPITYRAGDQPNNALSLNVFNPGEIASTAGTSGVVYGVNGEVNYDPQSRVNTFAHVNHTDEQTRLGVLLCINGTGILNSWVKKNIAPEGISYNEMNVLASKAPIGSGGISILPFGNGAERMLGNREIGCSIRGLNFNTHGKHHIARAAQEGIVFSFKYGIEIMEQMGIPVKKIHAGHANMFLSSIFRDTLAGVTGAVIELYDTDGSVGAAKGAGIGAGIYKDNNEAFATLDKLDVIEPNVAKCQEYADAYNQWKYRLEKSMSK
- a CDS encoding NUDIX domain-containing protein; translation: MEHDINENKLVNPHVSVDCVVIGFDGEQLKVLLVQQAEQDATDAYTDMKLPGSLIYEDEDLDEAAQRVLYELTGIKNVNLLQFRAFGSKNRTHNPKDVRWLERFHQLKSKIERIVTVAYLSMVKIDKKLENLSDKYQACWMEVKDLKALAFDHNQIISEAITYIRQYVEMNPSVLFDLLPRKFTASELRVLFELVYDKEFDVRNFHKKIAMMEYVVPLQERQTGVPHRAARYYKFDRKIFNKLHGTSKSFSK